The Gilliamella apicola genome window below encodes:
- a CDS encoding Flp family type IVb pilin, with product MLYLSAVRAQARNFASKFIKNERGVTAIEYAIVAAGVSAVVLYIFGGSGPVKGMLNNVFNQLSSKLSTVVNGAGNGN from the coding sequence ATGTTATATTTATCAGCGGTTCGCGCTCAAGCAAGAAATTTTGCAAGTAAATTTATCAAAAATGAACGTGGTGTAACAGCTATTGAATACGCAATTGTTGCTGCAGGTGTTTCTGCGGTAGTTTTATATATCTTTGGTGGTAGTGGTCCAGTTAAAGGCATGTTGAACAATGTGTTTAATCAATTGTCAAGTAAACTATCTACTGTTGTTAACGGTGCTGGTAACGGCAACTAA
- a CDS encoding CpaF family protein yields the protein MANEQFKFSNEWGKVRDLVFQVLDLDLIDQFKKEPNRVLREIQTIIRDIINSGSAYITADESNVLAGMICDEIVGYGPIDSLMKDETVNDILVNGPNSIYVERGGILSKTDKFFISERQLLDIARRLVNKVGKNIDESHPLVDSRMPDGSRLNVVIPPIAIDGTSMSIRKFGNGHRTFHDLIRFGSLNEHMANFLVIAARCRMNIIISGGTGSGKTTMLNALSGFIGEHERTITLEDAAELRLQQDHVVRMETKSGGEDGRGKVTMRDLLVNALRMRPDRIVLGECRGEEAFEMLQAMNTGHSGSMSTLHANTAKDALARLESMIIMAQSELPIAAIKRYISSSVNFIIQVSRLPDGQRKVMSITEIVGQESGNIVTQDVFEFRVDDERDTNGKIQGEFVCNGLVKRSALYESAQYYEMSDILEKLMLNAMGIQS from the coding sequence ATGGCTAATGAACAATTTAAGTTTTCAAATGAATGGGGTAAGGTTCGTGATTTAGTTTTTCAAGTACTAGATCTTGATTTGATTGATCAATTCAAAAAAGAACCAAACCGTGTTTTGCGTGAAATTCAAACTATTATTAGAGATATCATTAATTCAGGTAGCGCGTATATAACGGCAGATGAGTCCAATGTATTGGCAGGAATGATTTGTGATGAGATTGTCGGTTATGGTCCAATTGATTCTTTAATGAAAGATGAGACAGTCAATGATATTTTAGTAAATGGTCCTAATAGCATTTATGTTGAACGGGGAGGAATTCTTAGTAAAACTGATAAATTTTTTATTAGTGAACGCCAGTTACTTGATATTGCAAGGCGACTTGTAAATAAAGTAGGAAAGAATATAGATGAATCACACCCTTTAGTTGATTCTCGAATGCCTGATGGTAGTCGTCTTAATGTTGTAATTCCTCCAATTGCTATTGATGGCACTTCAATGTCAATTCGTAAATTTGGTAATGGTCACCGAACATTTCATGATTTAATTAGATTTGGTTCTTTAAATGAACATATGGCAAACTTTTTAGTGATTGCTGCTCGTTGTCGAATGAATATTATTATATCCGGTGGTACAGGTTCTGGTAAAACAACAATGCTCAATGCACTATCTGGATTTATTGGTGAGCATGAACGAACCATTACTCTTGAAGATGCAGCAGAATTAAGACTTCAACAAGATCATGTCGTTAGAATGGAAACGAAAAGTGGTGGTGAAGATGGGCGTGGCAAAGTAACTATGCGAGATCTCTTAGTTAATGCTTTGCGTATGAGACCAGACCGAATTGTTTTAGGAGAATGCCGAGGAGAAGAGGCCTTTGAGATGTTACAAGCTATGAATACAGGTCATAGTGGTTCTATGTCAACTCTGCATGCTAATACTGCTAAAGATGCATTAGCTCGTTTGGAAAGTATGATTATTATGGCTCAGTCCGAATTACCTATTGCCGCAATTAAGCGTTATATTAGCTCATCAGTTAATTTTATTATTCAAGTCTCACGTCTTCCTGATGGTCAACGTAAAGTAATGAGTATTACGGAAATTGTTGGGCAAGAATCAGGCAATATTGTTACTCAAGATGTATTTGAATTTCGAGTTGATGATGAGCGAGATACTAATGGTAAAATTCAAGGTGAATTTGTTTGTAATGGCTTAGTGAAACGCTCCGCACTTTATGAAAGTGCCCAATATTATGAAATGTCAGATATTTTAGAGAAACTGATGTTAAATGCTATGGGAATTCAATCATGA
- a CDS encoding Flp family type IVb pilin codes for MLYLSAVRAQARNFASKFIKNERGVTAIEYAIVAAGVSAVVLYIFGGNGPVKAMLNNVFNQLSSKLSTVVSGAGGNN; via the coding sequence ATGTTATATTTATCAGCGGTTCGCGCTCAAGCAAGAAATTTTGCAAGTAAATTTATCAAAAATGAACGTGGTGTAACAGCTATTGAATACGCAATTGTTGCTGCAGGTGTTTCTGCGGTAGTTTTATATATCTTTGGTGGTAATGGTCCAGTTAAAGCCATGTTGAACAATGTATTTAATCAATTGTCAAGTAAACTATCTACTGTTGTTAGCGGTGCTGGCGGCAACAACTAA
- a CDS encoding penicillin-binding protein 1A yields the protein MKVLKFFLKFFIGCFLCALVIAIAGYTYYSKDLPDVTTLKNVRLQTPLQILSKDGELIAIFGERRRTPLKYNEIPPVVVNAVIATEDARFYEHFGIDPVGIVRAMYIGLKQKGFSQGGSTITQQVAKNFFLTPEKSISRKAKEIILAIRMEKELTKEEIMTLYLNMINFGSRAYGVAAASYTFFGKTPEQLTIDEAALLAGLPNAPSAYNPISHPERARTRRDWVLGRMLDQSYITQSQYNEAISKPINVSYHAPQIEFSAPYIAEMARQFMYDKFGENAYTDGYKVYTTISKTDQLAAEQAVQKNIIDYDIRHGYRGPEKILWKNNEKAWDDDQIQNTLKKYSCYSGMCPGVVTQSSDVEANVVLTDKSKVVIAFQDMKWARPFISDTKQGSFPKKVSDTLKPGQLIWVKKINDKWALAQIPAVNAALVSLDSDNGAIKAIVGGYDFYLSKFNRATQALRQLGSNIKPFIYTATLEKGLTMATLLNDAPIVRSTGSATWRPKNSPPSYAGPLRLRIGLGMSKNVMMVRALRAVGIEYVANYLERFGFPKENISLNESLALGSASFTPLQVARAYSVIVNGGYLISPYLIEKIEDNNGSDVIYQHQPLIACKNCTDEVINTESTPVSLNNVENEIDESGNEEPEQANLKSDDNMVLPNINLDNKATDVTPKYAPQTINGGLAFIMKDGLRSIVFGGSNWQGTAWRVKALGRKDVGGKTGTTNESKDVWFSGFGGNIVTTVWMGFDDHRRKLGRTIRAEAGAVTANPVWVDYMKIALQDVPITEDTKPENVISVTIDQKTGLLPQSGSKTMSEYFIKGTEPTSYATQEVDTSVTDSEGNTQELF from the coding sequence ATTAAAGTGTTAAAATTTTTTCTTAAGTTTTTTATCGGCTGTTTTCTATGTGCTTTAGTCATAGCAATTGCTGGTTATACTTATTATTCAAAAGACTTGCCTGATGTTACTACCTTAAAAAATGTAAGGTTACAAACACCTCTGCAAATTCTGAGTAAAGATGGAGAACTCATTGCAATTTTTGGTGAGCGTCGACGAACGCCACTAAAATATAATGAAATTCCACCAGTTGTTGTTAATGCTGTGATTGCAACAGAAGATGCAAGATTTTATGAGCACTTTGGTATCGATCCAGTTGGGATTGTCCGAGCAATGTACATAGGTTTAAAACAAAAAGGGTTTTCGCAAGGTGGGAGTACTATAACTCAGCAGGTCGCAAAAAACTTCTTCTTAACACCAGAAAAGAGTATTTCACGAAAAGCTAAAGAAATTATTTTAGCGATTCGTATGGAAAAAGAGTTAACTAAAGAAGAAATCATGACACTTTATCTAAATATGATCAACTTTGGTTCTAGGGCATATGGTGTAGCAGCCGCTTCTTATACCTTTTTTGGTAAAACTCCAGAACAGTTAACCATAGATGAAGCAGCATTGTTAGCAGGCTTGCCAAATGCGCCTTCAGCCTATAATCCTATTTCACATCCTGAGCGTGCTCGGACTAGACGTGACTGGGTTTTGGGACGTATGCTAGATCAATCTTATATTACTCAGTCACAATACAATGAAGCAATCAGTAAGCCAATTAATGTAAGTTATCATGCACCACAAATTGAATTTTCAGCTCCGTATATTGCTGAAATGGCAAGGCAGTTTATGTATGATAAGTTTGGCGAAAATGCTTATACTGATGGTTATAAAGTTTATACAACTATTTCTAAAACAGATCAGCTAGCAGCTGAGCAAGCCGTGCAAAAAAATATTATTGATTATGATATAAGACATGGCTATCGTGGTCCTGAAAAAATATTATGGAAAAATAACGAAAAAGCATGGGATGATGACCAAATTCAAAATACGCTAAAAAAATATAGTTGTTATAGTGGTATGTGTCCTGGTGTTGTTACACAATCTTCTGATGTTGAAGCGAACGTCGTTTTAACCGATAAATCAAAAGTCGTTATTGCATTCCAAGATATGAAGTGGGCTCGACCATTTATTAGTGATACTAAACAAGGATCTTTTCCGAAAAAAGTATCTGATACATTAAAACCAGGGCAACTCATTTGGGTTAAGAAAATAAATGATAAATGGGCGTTGGCACAAATTCCAGCCGTCAATGCAGCATTAGTTTCACTTGATTCAGACAATGGTGCTATCAAAGCAATTGTTGGTGGTTATGATTTTTATTTAAGTAAGTTTAATCGTGCTACTCAAGCTCTTCGTCAATTAGGTTCAAATATTAAACCTTTTATTTATACAGCGACATTAGAGAAAGGTTTAACTATGGCTACACTACTCAATGATGCGCCTATTGTGCGCTCAACAGGTAGTGCTACTTGGCGACCTAAAAATTCGCCACCAAGTTATGCTGGACCATTACGTTTAAGAATTGGTTTAGGGATGTCTAAAAATGTAATGATGGTTAGAGCGTTACGTGCAGTAGGAATTGAATATGTAGCGAATTATTTAGAGCGATTTGGGTTCCCAAAAGAAAATATCTCACTTAATGAGTCATTAGCTTTAGGTTCTGCTTCTTTCACTCCATTACAAGTAGCAAGAGCTTATTCGGTGATTGTCAATGGTGGATATTTAATTTCGCCTTATTTAATTGAAAAAATTGAGGACAATAATGGTTCTGATGTCATTTATCAGCATCAACCTTTAATTGCCTGTAAAAATTGTACTGATGAAGTTATTAATACTGAATCAACACCGGTATCTTTAAATAATGTGGAGAATGAAATAGACGAATCAGGTAATGAAGAGCCTGAACAAGCTAATCTTAAATCAGATGATAATATGGTTTTACCAAATATCAATCTGGATAATAAAGCAACAGATGTTACTCCCAAATATGCTCCACAAACGATAAATGGTGGTCTAGCTTTTATTATGAAAGATGGACTTAGATCAATTGTCTTTGGTGGCTCTAATTGGCAAGGTACGGCTTGGCGTGTGAAAGCATTAGGTAGAAAAGATGTGGGGGGAAAAACCGGTACCACAAATGAATCAAAAGATGTTTGGTTTTCTGGTTTTGGTGGTAATATTGTAACAACAGTATGGATGGGATTTGATGATCATCGACGCAAATTGGGTCGAACTATTCGAGCAGAAGCCGGAGCTGTTACAGCCAATCCAGTTTGGGTTGATTATATGAAAATTGCCTTGCAGGATGTACCAATAACAGAAGATACCAAGCCCGAAAATGTTATTTCTGTAACCATTGACCAAAAGACAGGGTTATTACCTCAATCAGGTTCCAAAACAATGTCGGAATATTTTATTAAGGGTACTGAACCAACATCTTATGCAACTCAAGAAGTTGATACAAGTGTGACCGATTCTGAAGGTAACACTCAAGAACTATTCTAG
- a CDS encoding DUF1145 domain-containing protein: MFIFIGKFLYAIMWLFLLFNLIHPYPKPANIVAYFGLAAFTITHGLQAYMLQSTMTNKEKEEDKFKAFRLFIFGVFESLSWKIKK; encoded by the coding sequence ATGTTTATATTTATTGGTAAATTTTTATATGCCATAATGTGGTTATTTTTATTATTTAATCTGATTCACCCATACCCCAAACCTGCCAATATTGTTGCGTATTTTGGTTTAGCTGCTTTTACCATAACTCATGGTTTACAGGCCTACATGCTACAGTCAACAATGACAAATAAAGAGAAGGAAGAGGATAAATTTAAAGCGTTTCGTCTTTTTATTTTTGGTGTATTTGAATCCCTTAGCTGGAAAATTAAAAAATAA
- a CDS encoding Flp family type IVb pilin, with protein sequence MLYLSAVRAQARNFASKFIKNERGVTAIEYAIVAAGVSAVVLYIFGGNGPVKTMFYLVFTQLQVKLSNIVSNAGDGNFN encoded by the coding sequence ATGTTATATTTATCAGCGGTTCGTGCTCAAGCAAGAAATTTTGCAAGTAAATTTATCAAAAATGAACGTGGTGTAACAGCTATTGAATACGCAATTGTTGCTGCAGGTGTTTCTGCGGTAGTTTTATATATCTTTGGTGGTAACGGTCCAGTTAAAACTATGTTCTATCTTGTGTTTACTCAATTGCAAGTTAAACTATCTAATATCGTCAGTAACGCCGGTGATGGCAATTTCAATTAA
- a CDS encoding tetratricopeptide repeat protein, whose protein sequence is MVVCSMLLFVVGCQNSTLKHDVDEQQKIYINETTKNYGGLIELYKQRLQRADTEDTRHKLARAYYQTNDFQAVKRVLEPIIKKTKNDGILILYGHVESRLGHNDTALEYLNKAIEINSKNGEAYNVKGIVLLKKRQYDAARYAFNEARENFYDENKVTNNLAMLSILNKDYTEAYNQLNILYTKGYRDSTILHNLLFTLVKLDRMQLAKSFCLTHKLSNEPDILVQELKRIEPIDAIKFNEIKPSQSDIQKQYTTEKTTGQLAFNNSETEVAIKSKNQNKSANSTKSLTPAKSGSNVKLSNMTKLDPADSSTNVASTSQKQTDKTAITQSTILAVRSGEHGKFSRITFETEAKLSKKNYLIEKISPTEFKLSFYDVTLPAEGIDKIIKRISSSERDFATVKGTLTAEKTLILEIKTKQNSIVKDFYAGPNSKGKAHCFAFDFYLEKK, encoded by the coding sequence ATGGTTGTATGTTCAATGTTACTTTTTGTTGTTGGGTGTCAGAACAGTACATTAAAGCATGATGTGGATGAACAACAAAAAATTTACATTAATGAAACAACGAAAAATTATGGAGGTCTAATTGAACTGTATAAACAGCGCTTGCAACGTGCAGATACAGAAGATACCAGACATAAACTTGCCAGAGCTTATTATCAGACAAATGATTTTCAAGCTGTAAAAAGAGTTTTGGAACCTATAATTAAAAAAACCAAGAATGATGGCATTCTCATTTTGTACGGTCATGTTGAATCTAGACTAGGGCATAATGATACGGCATTAGAATATTTGAATAAGGCAATTGAAATTAATAGTAAAAATGGTGAAGCATATAATGTTAAAGGTATTGTTTTACTCAAAAAAAGACAATACGATGCTGCTCGATATGCATTTAATGAAGCCAGAGAAAACTTTTATGATGAAAATAAAGTTACTAATAATTTAGCTATGTTATCAATTTTAAATAAAGATTATACTGAAGCTTATAATCAGCTTAATATTTTATATACAAAAGGTTATCGCGATTCAACAATTCTTCATAATTTACTTTTTACATTAGTAAAATTGGATAGAATGCAATTAGCGAAATCATTCTGTCTTACACATAAACTATCTAATGAACCAGATATCTTAGTGCAAGAATTAAAACGAATTGAACCAATTGATGCTATCAAATTTAATGAAATCAAGCCTTCACAAAGTGATATTCAAAAACAATACACAACTGAAAAAACGACAGGACAGTTAGCATTTAACAATTCAGAAACAGAAGTTGCTATTAAGTCTAAAAACCAAAATAAATCAGCAAATTCAACTAAATCATTAACTCCAGCTAAATCAGGATCTAATGTTAAACTGTCGAATATGACTAAATTAGATCCTGCGGATTCATCTACTAATGTAGCGTCTACTTCTCAGAAACAAACAGATAAAACAGCAATCACTCAGTCTACCATACTAGCAGTTCGTTCTGGAGAACATGGGAAATTTAGTCGAATTACTTTTGAAACTGAAGCTAAATTGAGTAAAAAAAATTATTTAATTGAAAAAATTTCACCAACAGAATTTAAATTGTCATTTTATGATGTGACACTACCTGCTGAGGGAATCGATAAAATTATCAAACGTATATCAAGTAGTGAACGCGATTTTGCTACTGTTAAAGGAACCTTAACCGCTGAAAAAACATTGATTCTAGAAATAAAAACTAAACAAAACTCAATAGTGAAAGATTTTTATGCTGGACCTAATTCTAAAGGAAAAGCTCACTGCTTTGCGTTTGATTTTTACTTAGAAAAGAAATAA
- a CDS encoding Flp family type IVb pilin, protein MDIQAIFTQLKSIGIKFAKNQRGVHAIEYAIISSGITMIVSVIFLDDNGPFKNALTELFNRLKDKLIAII, encoded by the coding sequence ATGGACATACAAGCGATTTTTACTCAGCTAAAATCAATCGGAATTAAATTTGCAAAAAATCAACGAGGCGTGCATGCGATTGAATATGCAATTATCTCATCAGGAATTACAATGATAGTTTCAGTAATTTTTCTTGATGATAATGGTCCATTTAAAAATGCTTTAACTGAACTATTTAATAGACTAAAAGATAAATTAATTGCAATTATTTAA
- a CDS encoding SAF domain-containing protein — translation MKDKKLIVLYLAMIIVGLALLFTKSAPPPVEQKAEPIVVEPPKKEEPKTEIINVAVAKRDISKKTILTKDDYYFKSIEVAINRERPNFITEPARLDAYVAKNHIAKDTVIEESLVASPNSEDYILLALKEGNYMFPFNLDPIDSYLMKNLKSGDLIDLYVFYGDETERSANSKEEKLVSPSRDFVKNRLKPIIVGKKVLYFDRGEDDLDKNYNKNNVAQVQLELSNQEIKLLRTLMTNSTIIMYPSTFKKNVEDGLRLLSDKEKNWPLSEKDIFSGTRINTLKGN, via the coding sequence ATGAAAGATAAAAAATTAATTGTTCTATATTTAGCCATGATAATTGTGGGGCTAGCCTTGCTTTTTACTAAGTCAGCTCCCCCGCCTGTTGAGCAGAAAGCAGAACCTATTGTCGTGGAACCTCCTAAAAAGGAAGAGCCTAAAACTGAGATTATTAATGTTGCAGTGGCAAAACGTGATATTAGTAAGAAAACGATTTTGACAAAAGATGATTATTATTTTAAGTCAATTGAAGTTGCTATTAATAGAGAAAGACCTAATTTTATAACTGAACCGGCTAGACTTGATGCTTACGTTGCTAAAAACCATATTGCAAAAGATACAGTGATCGAAGAGAGTCTTGTTGCATCGCCGAATTCAGAAGATTATATTTTATTAGCACTTAAAGAAGGAAACTACATGTTTCCATTTAACTTAGACCCAATAGATTCTTATTTAATGAAGAATTTGAAAAGCGGGGATTTGATTGATCTTTATGTGTTTTATGGTGATGAAACAGAAAGAAGTGCCAATAGCAAAGAGGAAAAATTAGTCTCACCTAGTCGTGATTTTGTTAAAAATCGTTTAAAACCGATTATTGTCGGGAAGAAAGTTTTATACTTTGATCGTGGAGAAGATGACTTAGACAAAAATTATAACAAAAATAATGTTGCTCAGGTTCAATTGGAACTTTCAAATCAGGAAATTAAATTATTAAGAACTTTAATGACAAACTCCACAATTATTATGTATCCAAGTACATTCAAAAAAAATGTTGAAGATGGATTACGTCTCCTAAGTGATAAAGAAAAAAATTGGCCTCTATCTGAAAAAGATATTTTTTCAGGGACACGAATTAATACGTTAAAAGGTAACTAA
- a CDS encoding type II secretion system F family protein, whose product MASVFLIGIGSRQLFITYSFLKNKEKISLLLNNENQEKIVPKKHLNEKNAAFEKIIAKNSIFISFLKNFQDKNIWKIYAVIIVFSIFYLINQLVEFMEVDSSLLLIILLFIVISVIMLPDFIVKKQTAKKIRMVSRDLPLIIDMLAIMVRSGMTVESSFRYLSTRVKPINKDIAAILERACLMMDVNGIELSIDLIQREVPCKEVRMFCVTLKRSISYGNSIFDALLDLSTEIRELQRLTIEEKIAALAAKLTIPTMVFFLAPVLAIIAGPVFMNILSTFNRM is encoded by the coding sequence TTGGCATCAGTTTTTCTTATCGGTATTGGCTCTAGACAGCTATTTATCACCTATTCGTTTCTTAAAAACAAGGAAAAGATTAGTTTACTTCTGAATAATGAAAATCAAGAAAAAATTGTTCCTAAAAAACATCTGAATGAAAAGAATGCTGCTTTTGAAAAAATTATAGCAAAGAATAGTATATTTATAAGTTTTTTAAAAAATTTCCAGGATAAAAACATCTGGAAAATATATGCTGTTATTATTGTATTTTCAATTTTTTATTTGATAAATCAACTTGTTGAATTTATGGAAGTTGATTCAAGTCTATTATTGATTATCCTGTTATTCATTGTAATTTCAGTCATAATGTTACCAGATTTTATTGTTAAAAAACAAACAGCCAAGAAAATCAGAATGGTTTCACGGGATTTGCCATTAATTATTGATATGTTGGCAATTATGGTGAGATCTGGTATGACAGTTGAAAGTAGTTTTAGATATTTAAGTACAAGGGTAAAACCGATTAATAAAGATATTGCTGCTATTTTAGAAAGAGCTTGTTTAATGATGGATGTTAATGGTATTGAACTTTCAATTGATCTAATCCAACGTGAAGTACCCTGCAAAGAGGTTAGAATGTTTTGTGTAACATTAAAAAGAAGTATTAGCTATGGCAATTCCATTTTTGACGCTTTATTAGATTTATCAACTGAGATTCGAGAGTTGCAGCGGTTAACTATAGAAGAAAAAATTGCTGCTCTTGCCGCTAAACTAACAATACCAACGATGGTATTTTTTCTAGCACCAGTCCTTGCGATTATTGCTGGACCTGTTTTTATGAATATTCTGTCAACGTTTAATAGGATGTAG
- the rsmD gene encoding 16S rRNA (guanine(966)-N(2))-methyltransferase RsmD, with amino-acid sequence MNGSIRIIGGKWRGRKLIVLDKEGLRPTTDRVKETLYNWLMPVIYDSDCLDCFSGSGSLGFEAASRGAKSVILLEKDKQVVQLLNKNKQIIACDTVEIHHTNTLIWLNQPAQKQFDIVFIDPPFYQSLVAQTVSQLEKNNWLKSSAYIYIETEKDYELMTHIPTNWQLHREKIVGQVHSYLFIREDN; translated from the coding sequence ATGAATGGTTCGATAAGAATTATTGGTGGAAAATGGCGTGGACGTAAATTGATAGTTCTCGATAAAGAAGGTCTACGTCCTACTACTGATAGAGTTAAAGAAACTTTATATAATTGGTTAATGCCTGTTATTTATGATAGTGATTGTTTAGATTGTTTTTCGGGCAGTGGTTCATTAGGCTTTGAAGCTGCATCACGAGGTGCAAAAAGTGTAATATTACTTGAAAAAGATAAACAAGTTGTGCAGTTGCTTAATAAAAATAAACAGATTATTGCTTGTGATACAGTTGAAATCCATCACACCAATACATTAATATGGCTTAATCAACCTGCTCAAAAACAGTTTGACATTGTGTTTATCGATCCACCATTTTATCAATCACTGGTTGCCCAAACGGTGAGTCAGCTTGAAAAGAACAATTGGCTTAAATCATCTGCATATATTTATATAGAAACAGAAAAAGATTATGAGTTAATGACTCATATACCTACTAATTGGCAATTACATCGGGAAAAAATCGTCGGTCAAGTTCACAGCTATCTTTTTATACGAGAAGACAATTAA
- a CDS encoding Flp family type IVb pilin, translating into MLYLSAVRAQARNFASKFIKNERGVTAIEYAIVAAGVSAVVLYIFGGNGPVKAMLNNVFNQLSSKLSSVVTSSGNN; encoded by the coding sequence ATGTTATATTTATCAGCGGTTCGCGCTCAAGCAAGAAATTTTGCAAGTAAATTTATCAAAAATGAACGTGGTGTAACAGCTATTGAATACGCAATTGTTGCTGCAGGTGTTTCTGCGGTAGTTTTATATATCTTTGGTGGTAATGGTCCAGTTAAAGCCATGTTGAACAATGTATTTAATCAATTGTCAAGTAAACTATCTAGTGTTGTTACCAGTTCCGGCAACAACTAA
- a CDS encoding Flp family type IVb pilin, which yields MLYLSAVRAQARNFASKFIKNERGVTAIEYAIVAAGVSAVVLYIFGGNGPVKGMLNNVFNQLSSKLSTVVSGAGGNN from the coding sequence ATGTTATATTTATCAGCGGTTCGCGCTCAAGCAAGAAATTTTGCAAGTAAATTTATCAAAAATGAACGTGGTGTAACAGCTATTGAATACGCAATTGTTGCTGCAGGTGTTTCTGCGGTAGTTTTATATATCTTTGGTGGTAATGGTCCAGTTAAAGGCATGTTGAACAATGTATTTAATCAATTGTCAAGTAAACTATCTACTGTTGTTAGCGGTGCTGGCGGCAACAACTAA
- a CDS encoding type II secretion system F family protein, which yields MIFVLSVALIFAAIMNIIILRRRRERLQVFYNVEPKTTSLSSLVESQINSKQQSFLDEVLFDINAWIKLNYRLLMMGPSKARTFMYILVGTVACIFLNQKYLHYDIYVVIPVGFYVSISIICIIRKKKLKTEFYANFPEALNIITGLIASGYAITTTFKNCANSVDGIVGTTFKEMNDRLDVGDSVENVMFNSYLQLPFPEYYFFILTVMVNLDSGGELKEIFGRLSKMLTNNRIMAKTRDGKTAELRMTMYILGVMPFGFIFILRFVSETNYDLLMNSDGGRYILYYVIGSVVIGFLLIKSWINKII from the coding sequence ATGATTTTTGTACTATCAGTAGCACTTATTTTTGCTGCTATTATGAATATTATTATATTGCGTCGTCGTCGAGAACGTTTGCAGGTTTTCTACAATGTTGAACCTAAAACTACGTCGTTATCAAGTTTAGTTGAAAGTCAGATTAATAGTAAACAGCAATCTTTCTTAGATGAGGTCTTATTTGATATAAATGCATGGATAAAATTAAATTATCGCTTACTAATGATGGGACCATCTAAAGCTAGAACGTTTATGTATATTTTAGTTGGAACTGTTGCATGTATTTTTTTAAATCAAAAATATCTACATTACGATATTTACGTTGTTATACCAGTAGGTTTTTATGTTTCTATTTCTATAATTTGTATTATTAGAAAAAAGAAACTTAAAACTGAATTTTATGCAAATTTTCCTGAGGCATTGAATATTATTACAGGTCTTATTGCTTCTGGTTATGCAATAACTACAACTTTTAAAAATTGTGCAAATTCTGTCGATGGAATCGTTGGCACAACGTTCAAAGAAATGAATGATAGATTAGATGTAGGAGATAGCGTTGAAAATGTTATGTTCAACTCTTATCTACAACTTCCGTTCCCTGAATATTATTTTTTCATTTTGACTGTAATGGTTAATCTTGATAGTGGTGGGGAATTAAAAGAAATTTTTGGTCGCTTAAGTAAAATGTTAACAAACAATCGAATTATGGCTAAAACAAGAGATGGTAAAACTGCTGAATTAAGAATGACCATGTATATCTTAGGTGTGATGCCTTTCGGGTTTATTTTCATACTTAGATTTGTATCCGAAACTAATTATGATCTTTTGATGAATTCAGATGGTGGTCGCTATATTTTGTACTATGTTATAGGTAGTGTTGTTATTGGTTTTCTACTTATTAAAAGTTGGATTAACAAAATTATTTAA